The following DNA comes from Ignavibacteria bacterium.
AAACAGACCTGGTGATCATCCCAGCATTGGGAAGGGATGTTGTAAAAGGAATTGAAACTAACAGGGAGCTCATCCCGTGGATAGTTGAACAGTATAAAAGCGGTTCAGAAATTGCAAGCCTGTGCATAGGCGCATTTTTGTTCGCTTCTACCGGATTGCTTAAGGGCAAACAGTGCTCAACGCACTGGCTTTATGCCGCTCAGTTCAGGCAGATGTTCCCTGATATTAAGCTTGCTGATGATAAGATAGTAACTGACCAGCAGGGTCTGTATTCCAGCGGCGGTGCTTCTTCTTACTGGAATTTGCTGCTGTACCTGGTTGAAAAATATACTGACAGGGAAACAGCTATAATGATCTCAAAATTCTTTTTGCTTGATATAGGCAAACAAAACCAGTCTTCTTTTATAATCTTTACCGGGCAGAAAGATCACGGCGATGAAACAGTTAAAAAGGCGCAGGAATATATTGAGCTAAATTATAAAGATAAAATTACAGTTGATGAGCTGTGTGATCTTTTCGGAACAGGCAGAAGGACATTTGAGCGCCGCTTTAAAAAAGCGACAAGCAACACTATTGTTGAATATATCCAGAGAGTAAAAATTGAAGCGGCTAAAAAGCAGCTTGAGCAGGGCAGAAAAACTGTGAATGAGGTAATGTACGATGTTGGCTATTCAGATACGAAGGCATTCCGTGATGTGTTCAAAAAAATTGCGGGGCTCTCACCAATCGATTACAGAAATAAGTATAATAAGGAGATATAAAACTATATCAACCATGAATATTTCTATCCTATTATTTCAACTGCATCGCCTTCAAAATCAATTATGACCTTCCTTAAATGATCGGGCAACCTTGCGGGTTTGTTGGTTTCGGCATCAAGGTTAACCTGCACTGATTTTTGTGTTACAAGCAGCCTGTCAGCATCATGGTGATATATCAAATGCTCAAAACAAAAGCTTGAGTTCTTTATATAAGAAATGCGGGTATAAATATCAAGCTGGTCATCAACCATTGCGGGTGATTCATAATTGATCTCATTGCGCT
Coding sequences within:
- a CDS encoding helix-turn-helix domain-containing protein encodes the protein MKNITILVPEGAVLASIADPRYMFTAANEMLRNSGKRELFTVTLAASKKDVTLNDGTATIHAESLISDIKKTDLVIIPALGRDVVKGIETNRELIPWIVEQYKSGSEIASLCIGAFLFASTGLLKGKQCSTHWLYAAQFRQMFPDIKLADDKIVTDQQGLYSSGGASSYWNLLLYLVEKYTDRETAIMISKFFLLDIGKQNQSSFIIFTGQKDHGDETVKKAQEYIELNYKDKITVDELCDLFGTGRRTFERRFKKATSNTIVEYIQRVKIEAAKKQLEQGRKTVNEVMYDVGYSDTKAFRDVFKKIAGLSPIDYRNKYNKEI
- a CDS encoding acyl-CoA thioesterase codes for the protein MELDRAKYKHKFTLRVRNFQVDSQGIVHNAIYLEYCEIGRVEYVRDLGIQLLPTGIFDDGVKINVKRNEINYESPAMVDDQLDIYTRISYIKNSSFCFEHLIYHHDADRLLVTQKSVQVNLDAETNKPARLPDHLRKVIIDFEGDAVEIIG